From one Streptococcus oralis genomic stretch:
- the nspC gene encoding carboxynorspermidine decarboxylase, protein MKLEQVPTPAYVIDLAKLEANCRILQYVQEEAGCKVLLAQKAYSLYKTYPLISQYLSGTTASGLYEAKLAREEFPGEVHVFAPAFKDADLEELLEITDHIVFNSERQLRKHGPRCREAGISVGLRLNPQCSTQGDHALYDPCVPGSRFGVTIDKIPSDLLDLVDGLHFHTLCEQGADDLETTLKAVEAQFGPYLHEVKWLNMGGGHHITREDYDVDLLISEIKRIQETYNLEVYIEPGEAIALNAGYLATEVLDIVENGMDILVLDASATCHMPDVLEMPYRPPLRNGFEPQEKAHTYRLSSNTCLTGDVIGDYSFENPIQIGDRLYFEDMAIYSFVKNNTFNGIGLPSLYLMNEQEDCSLVKAFDYQDFKGRLS, encoded by the coding sequence ATGAAGTTAGAACAAGTACCCACACCAGCTTACGTCATTGATTTGGCCAAGTTAGAAGCAAACTGTCGCATTCTACAATATGTTCAGGAAGAAGCGGGCTGCAAGGTTTTACTGGCCCAGAAGGCTTATTCTCTCTACAAAACCTATCCCTTGATTAGCCAGTACCTATCTGGTACGACGGCTAGTGGTCTCTATGAGGCTAAGCTAGCTAGAGAAGAGTTTCCGGGGGAAGTCCATGTATTTGCACCTGCTTTCAAGGATGCAGACTTGGAGGAATTGCTGGAGATAACGGACCATATCGTCTTTAACTCAGAGAGACAGTTGCGTAAACATGGTCCTCGTTGCCGAGAGGCTGGTATCAGTGTCGGTTTGCGCCTCAACCCTCAATGTTCTACCCAAGGTGATCACGCGCTCTATGATCCTTGTGTACCTGGATCCCGTTTTGGAGTCACTATAGACAAGATTCCTAGTGATTTGCTGGACTTGGTGGATGGTCTTCATTTTCATACCCTTTGCGAGCAGGGGGCAGATGATTTAGAGACAACCTTGAAAGCAGTCGAAGCGCAGTTTGGTCCTTATTTACATGAGGTCAAATGGCTCAATATGGGTGGTGGACACCACATCACTAGAGAAGACTATGATGTGGATTTGCTAATTTCTGAAATCAAGCGTATCCAAGAAACTTACAATCTTGAAGTCTATATCGAGCCGGGAGAAGCTATTGCTCTCAATGCGGGTTATCTAGCAACTGAAGTATTGGACATTGTCGAAAACGGTATGGATATTTTGGTTTTAGATGCCTCCGCGACCTGCCATATGCCTGATGTACTTGAAATGCCCTATCGTCCACCTTTGAGAAATGGATTTGAACCGCAGGAAAAAGCCCATACCTATAGACTTTCTTCCAATACCTGTCTGACGGGTGATGTGATTGGCGATTATAGCTTTGAAAATCCAATCCAAATCGGTGATAGACTTTATTTTGAAGATATGGCTATTTACTCCTTTGTCAAAAATAATACCTTTAACGGTATTGGCTTGCCAAGTCTCTATCTTATGAACGAGCAGGAGGACTGCAGCTTAGTCAAAGCCTTCGACTATCAAGACTTTAAAGGGAGATTATCATGA
- the aguA gene encoding agmatine deiminase, protein MIETPKKLGFRMPAEYEPHHGTLMIWPTRPGSWPFQGKAAKRAFSQIIKNIAQGERVYLLVDQAHLSEAQSYLGDKVVYLDIPTNDAWARDTGPTILVNDKREKLAVDWSFNAWGGAVDGLYQDYEEDDQVASRFAEILKIPVYDAKPFVLEGGAIHSDGQGTILVTESCLLSPGRNPHLSKEEIENTLLESLGAEKVIWLPYGIYQDETNEHVDNVAAFVGPAELVLAWTDDKSDPQYAMSAADLEILEKETDAKGRTFTIHKLPIPAIRQVVTKEDLPGYTYEYGEEERYEGERLAASYVNFYIANKAVLVPQFEDVNDQVALDILSKCFPDRKVVGIPARDILLGGGNIHCITQQIPE, encoded by the coding sequence ATGATAGAAACTCCAAAAAAATTAGGCTTTCGTATGCCAGCAGAATATGAACCCCATCATGGTACCCTCATGATCTGGCCGACTCGACCAGGTTCGTGGCCCTTTCAAGGAAAGGCTGCCAAAAGAGCATTTAGCCAAATTATAAAAAACATAGCCCAAGGGGAAAGAGTCTATCTCTTGGTGGATCAGGCTCATCTATCTGAAGCCCAATCCTATCTAGGAGACAAGGTCGTTTATTTAGATATTCCGACAAATGATGCCTGGGCGCGTGATACTGGTCCGACCATTCTTGTTAATGACAAAAGAGAAAAGTTGGCAGTTGATTGGTCATTCAATGCTTGGGGTGGGGCCGTGGATGGTCTTTATCAAGATTATGAAGAGGATGACCAAGTAGCTAGTCGTTTTGCTGAGATCTTGAAAATACCTGTTTACGATGCTAAACCTTTTGTACTGGAAGGTGGAGCGATCCATAGCGATGGTCAAGGAACCATTCTTGTGACTGAAAGTTGTCTTCTAAGTCCTGGACGCAATCCCCACCTGTCTAAAGAGGAAATCGAAAACACCTTATTGGAGAGCCTTGGCGCTGAAAAAGTTATCTGGCTTCCCTATGGTATTTATCAAGATGAGACAAACGAGCACGTTGATAATGTAGCAGCCTTCGTTGGTCCTGCAGAGCTTGTTCTAGCTTGGACAGACGATAAAAGCGATCCTCAGTATGCTATGTCTGCAGCCGACCTTGAGATTTTAGAAAAGGAAACGGATGCAAAAGGTCGCACTTTCACTATTCATAAGCTTCCTATTCCAGCTATTCGTCAGGTTGTCACTAAGGAGGATTTACCAGGTTATACCTATGAATATGGGGAAGAGGAGCGTTATGAGGGCGAGCGTCTTGCAGCTTCCTATGTCAATTTCTATATTGCCAACAAGGCTGTCTTAGTTCCACAGTTTGAGGATGTTAACGACCAAGTAGCCCTAGATATTCTCAGCAAGTGTTTCCCAGACCGAAAAGTTGTAGGAATACCAGCCAGAGATATTCTTTTAGGTGGTGGCAATATCCACTGTATCACCCAACAAATCCCAGAATAG
- a CDS encoding Cof-type HAD-IIB family hydrolase encodes MIKLLALDMDGTLLNEAKEIPQAHITAIHQAIEKGVKLVLCTGRPLFGVLPYYKKLGLDLQNEYVIVNNGCSTHQTSDWSLVDWQELSPADIEYLYDLAEKSDVQLTLFDEEHYFVLGGKPNQIVQNDAKLVFSDLTEISLEEATSGKYRMFQGMFLGTKEQTDDFEQRFAEELCQRFSGVRSQPVIYEAMPLGTTKATALSRLAAILKIEPSEIMAMGDANNDIEMLQFAGLGIAMGNASDHVKSLANDVTTSNEEDGVARAIEKYIL; translated from the coding sequence ATGATTAAACTACTAGCCTTGGATATGGACGGAACCCTCCTTAACGAAGCCAAGGAAATCCCACAAGCCCACATTACTGCCATTCACCAAGCCATTGAAAAAGGTGTCAAACTGGTTCTCTGTACAGGTCGCCCGCTTTTCGGTGTCCTTCCTTACTATAAAAAATTGGGACTGGACCTCCAGAACGAGTATGTCATTGTCAATAATGGTTGTTCAACCCACCAGACCAGTGACTGGAGTCTAGTTGACTGGCAAGAACTCAGTCCAGCTGACATCGAATACCTCTATGACTTAGCAGAAAAAAGCGACGTCCAGTTGACTCTTTTTGATGAGGAGCATTATTTTGTCCTCGGTGGCAAGCCTAATCAAATCGTTCAAAATGATGCCAAGCTAGTCTTTTCAGACCTGACTGAAATTTCCCTTGAGGAAGCCACCAGTGGTAAATATCGGATGTTCCAAGGAATGTTTTTAGGAACAAAAGAGCAAACAGACGATTTTGAGCAACGGTTTGCTGAGGAACTCTGTCAACGATTTAGCGGTGTTCGTTCGCAGCCAGTCATTTATGAAGCCATGCCACTTGGAACAACAAAGGCTACTGCTCTTTCTCGACTAGCAGCGATTTTGAAGATCGAGCCCTCAGAGATTATGGCCATGGGCGATGCCAATAACGATATCGAAATGCTTCAGTTTGCAGGGCTTGGCATTGCTATGGGAAATGCCAGCGACCATGTCAAATCCTTAGCCAATGACGTTACAACCAGCAATGAAGAAGACGGCGTTGCGCGTGCGATTGAGAAGTATATTTTATAA
- a CDS encoding MarR family winged helix-turn-helix transcriptional regulator encodes MSKYHFNSIYKNDETESTGLLFIKVYNKWESNLKRVLKSVGLTLPQFIVLTSLLFLSNREEYITQVDIARFTGMDVMTVSQIVRLLEKKDYIKRDQHPKDSRAKLVSVTKSGAEKVNQALPLVEGVDEEFFDKLSEDRESFNRMLVELEDKNA; translated from the coding sequence ATGTCAAAGTATCACTTTAATTCAATTTACAAAAATGATGAAACAGAGTCTACAGGTCTTCTGTTCATTAAAGTCTACAACAAGTGGGAAAGCAACTTAAAAAGAGTTTTGAAATCAGTTGGTCTTACTCTGCCTCAATTTATCGTTTTGACTTCGCTTTTGTTTCTGTCTAATAGAGAGGAATATATAACGCAAGTTGATATTGCTCGGTTCACTGGTATGGATGTCATGACGGTTTCCCAGATTGTTAGACTACTGGAGAAGAAAGACTACATTAAGCGTGATCAACACCCAAAGGATAGTCGGGCAAAACTTGTCTCAGTGACGAAGTCTGGCGCAGAGAAGGTCAATCAAGCTTTACCTTTAGTAGAAGGGGTTGATGAAGAATTTTTTGATAAACTTTCTGAAGATAGAGAAAGTTTTAATCGCATGTTAGTAGAGTTGGAGGATAAAAATGCCTAG
- a CDS encoding TraX family protein: MKKWNATQLKYLMAAVMVLDHIPHITGIVSPLWEGIFHAMTRCVGVWFAYMAMEGFIHTRNLKNYLIRLWSWALIMFAGNSLLNALFASKGVMVTNNIFFTLAIGVTMLWIGFPRKELDKKEKLWRRIGLAGLLIFGCLFTEGGITMLPFLLISYSCRNRKGLRNLLYAFLWAFLLVTSIQIYDTWHQTLEMMLFNSDWLFITVFPFTALYNGQRGKETSWSKYFFYIFYPAHLWIITLIAYLVK, translated from the coding sequence ATGAAAAAATGGAATGCGACGCAGTTGAAGTACCTGATGGCGGCAGTAATGGTTCTAGACCATATCCCGCATATTACCGGGATCGTTTCTCCTCTGTGGGAAGGTATTTTTCACGCTATGACCCGTTGTGTGGGAGTTTGGTTTGCCTATATGGCTATGGAAGGCTTCATCCATACTCGAAATTTGAAAAACTACCTCATCCGCCTCTGGTCTTGGGCGCTGATCATGTTTGCTGGAAATAGCCTCCTCAATGCCCTATTTGCATCCAAAGGAGTAATGGTCACTAATAATATTTTCTTTACTTTGGCCATCGGTGTTACCATGCTTTGGATTGGTTTTCCCAGAAAAGAGCTGGATAAAAAAGAGAAGTTGTGGCGTCGGATTGGGCTTGCTGGTCTCTTGATTTTCGGTTGTCTTTTTACTGAGGGTGGTATCACCATGCTACCATTTCTCTTGATTAGTTACTCTTGTCGAAATCGCAAGGGCTTGCGAAATCTCCTCTATGCCTTTCTGTGGGCCTTCTTGTTAGTGACTTCCATCCAAATTTACGACACTTGGCACCAAACACTGGAAATGATGCTTTTCAATTCTGACTGGCTCTTTATCACCGTATTTCCTTTTACGGCCTTGTATAATGGACAGCGAGGAAAAGAAACCAGTTGGAGTAAATATTTCTTTTATATTTTCTACCCAGCTCATCTATGGATTATAACCTTGATTGCTTATTTGGTTAAGTAA
- a CDS encoding EVE domain-containing protein translates to MPRYWVGVVSKNHVLRGVEGNFCQVCHGKGGPLNRMKKGDYLLYYSPKYDMNGQDKLQAFVAVGKIIDDKAYQVEQFEGFFPFRRNVEYYQPVKDCSIEIARQHPEWRDYTSRLRYGHFEVSKDFFLYIFQHMKMDDEV, encoded by the coding sequence ATGCCTAGATATTGGGTCGGAGTTGTTTCGAAGAACCATGTTTTAAGAGGAGTTGAAGGAAATTTTTGCCAGGTCTGTCATGGAAAGGGTGGCCCCTTAAATCGTATGAAAAAAGGTGACTATCTTTTATACTATAGTCCAAAATACGATATGAACGGTCAAGATAAGTTACAGGCTTTTGTGGCCGTAGGTAAAATTATAGACGACAAGGCCTATCAAGTAGAGCAGTTCGAAGGATTCTTTCCCTTTAGACGTAATGTCGAGTATTATCAACCAGTCAAAGATTGCTCCATAGAAATAGCTAGACAACATCCTGAATGGAGAGACTATACTTCTCGACTTCGTTATGGACATTTTGAAGTTTCCAAAGACTTTTTCCTCTATATCTTTCAGCATATGAAAATGGATGATGAAGTATGA
- the aguB gene encoding N-carbamoylputrescine amidase — protein MRNVRVAAIQMQCAKDVATNIQTAERLVRQAAKQGAQIILLPELFERPYFCQERQYDYYQYAQSVTENIAIQHFKSIAKELEVVLPISFYEKDGNVLYNSIAVIDADGEVLGVYRKTHIPDDHYYQEKFYFTPGNTGFKIWDTRYAKIGIGICWDQWFPETARCLALNGAELLFYPTAIGSEPILDTDSCGHWQRTMQGHAAANIVPVIAVNRYGLEEVTPSEENGGQSSSLDFYGSSFMTDETGAILEQAERQGEAVLLATYDLDKGASERLNWGLFRDRRPEMYKRITD, from the coding sequence ATGAGAAATGTAAGAGTTGCAGCCATTCAGATGCAATGCGCTAAGGATGTGGCAACGAATATCCAAACAGCGGAACGTTTAGTTCGCCAAGCTGCAAAACAAGGCGCACAAATCATTCTCTTGCCGGAGTTGTTTGAACGTCCTTATTTTTGTCAGGAACGTCAGTATGACTATTATCAGTATGCCCAGTCGGTGACAGAAAATATAGCCATTCAGCATTTTAAATCGATTGCTAAGGAACTAGAAGTTGTTTTACCAATCAGTTTCTATGAAAAAGATGGCAATGTCTTGTATAACTCTATCGCCGTTATTGATGCTGATGGAGAAGTGCTGGGCGTTTATCGGAAGACCCACATACCAGATGATCATTATTATCAAGAAAAGTTTTATTTCACTCCTGGCAACACTGGTTTCAAGATCTGGGATACTCGCTATGCCAAGATTGGTATTGGTATCTGTTGGGATCAATGGTTCCCTGAAACAGCGAGATGTCTTGCATTAAATGGAGCAGAGTTACTCTTTTATCCAACAGCAATCGGTTCAGAACCAATTTTGGATACAGACAGTTGTGGTCACTGGCAACGTACTATGCAAGGGCACGCAGCAGCTAATATTGTCCCAGTCATTGCAGTCAATCGTTACGGTTTGGAAGAAGTCACTCCTAGTGAGGAAAATGGTGGACAAAGTTCCAGTCTTGACTTCTACGGTTCCTCCTTTATGACAGATGAAACAGGAGCTATTCTAGAGCAAGCTGAAAGACAAGGTGAAGCTGTTCTGTTAGCCACTTATGACCTTGATAAGGGAGCAAGCGAACGCCTCAACTGGGGACTGTTTCGTGATAGAAGACCAGAAATGTACAAACGAATTACGGACTAG